A window of the Deinococcus gobiensis I-0 genome harbors these coding sequences:
- a CDS encoding Asp23/Gls24 family envelope stress response protein, whose product MSGSIQITEGALASLIGLTAHEIPGVVGMAPANLKEGLYRVLGRANASEGVVIGKEGGRFTADLYVVAAYGVSIPTVARNITERVEHVVKNQAGIELAATRVHAVGVQRA is encoded by the coding sequence GTGAGTGGCAGCATACAGATCACCGAGGGCGCCCTGGCGTCCCTCATCGGGCTCACCGCCCACGAGATTCCGGGCGTGGTGGGCATGGCCCCGGCCAACCTCAAGGAGGGCCTGTACCGCGTGCTGGGCCGGGCCAACGCCAGCGAGGGCGTGGTGATCGGCAAGGAGGGGGGGCGCTTCACCGCCGACCTCTACGTCGTGGCGGCCTACGGCGTGAGCATCCCGACGGTGGCGCGCAACATCACCGAACGGGTCGAGCACGTCGTCAAGAACCAGGCCGGCATCGAACTCGCCGCCACCCGTGTCCACGCCGTGGGGGTGCAGCGTGCCTGA